The following coding sequences lie in one Musa acuminata AAA Group cultivar baxijiao chromosome BXJ3-1, Cavendish_Baxijiao_AAA, whole genome shotgun sequence genomic window:
- the LOC135586042 gene encoding pumilio homolog 5-like: protein MATENPLRFIGSNSPGNWPLTKDTSKFASSSNLAPEELGLLYEGQRYHGNKNTSGLSRSGSAPPSMEGSLAAFDIMKGQTVDLDGSLENLSNAAQNCKSEEQLRAHPAYLAYYCTNVNLNPRLPPPLMSRENRHLMQHIGGLGDNRRMPSFDVTSNASFFISLSALSTHNEEPEDDRSPRIESSDLTDKKTDVVPGPLSPGWHVNPIDLGQEDYSQTPCPLYDDHSYPSSRIILEQASNQDEFPNPLNDSSIGKTNSETKTPSIVVNSHTRHLCLHSVGSTSDDDFGCVSVLRPASTEKTVNLHPGQNESTNGSTDIHNSILPRGVVDLSLGNIEDEMKKLRLSSDGHKSHQSQQDLQQVGINTRRLSSHVQTGQSHVLAQGVHRSQISGCHYSHGQPKLPSVEVQPLLQSSGVSPSFVTGAAYGTPYYHNMQSSGLHPSHFGISGARASGVSSGGNVASGVEMQHLYKIYGQLAPAIQPPFPDPIYVPFYQYPSIDAYATEAPASSAYLPHQTPQATRVAGVNTLCAIKGGSVSPNYHESSPNISFLMQFPSSPLVSTVFQGSSVAGTSFSGRKNGNIKFSFGNAGSLFGWQGQRRCEKADYSNSYSFIEELKSNKACRYELSNIAGHIVEFSTDQHGSRFIQQKLETCSLDEKTSAFKEVLPHASSLMTDVFGNYVIQKFFEHGNAEQRKELAIKLVGNVLPLSLQMYGCRVIQKALEVIELNQKTQLVQELDGNVMRCVRDQNGNHVIQKCIECILTQKIGFIISAFRGQVVTLSTHPYGCRVIQRVLEHCTDESQSHWIVDEILQSACLLAQDQYGNYVTRHVLERGKPHERSQIISKFFGQIVQMSQHKFASNVVEKCLEYGNIEERDHLIKEIVGHTEGNDNLLVMMEGSVCKLCGPEDS from the exons ATGGCTACAGAGAATCCATTGAGATTCATAGGGAGTAATAGTCCTGGAAACTGGCCCCTTACTAAGGACACATCAAAATTTGCATCATCAAGTAATTTAGCGCCGGAAGAGTTGGGATTACTTTATGAAGGACAAAGGTACCATGGGAACAAGAACACTAGTGGCCTTAGTCGAAGTGGAAGTGCTCCACCTAGCATGGAAGGTTCTCTTGCAGCGTTTGACATTATGAAAGGCCAGACTGTTGACTTGGATGGCAGCTTGGAGAACTTAAGCAATGCAGCCCAAAACTGTAAATCTGAAGAGCAACTCCGTGCTCATCCTGCTTACCTAGCATACTACTGCACAAATGTGAATTTAAATCCGAGGCTTCCTCCTCCCCTTATGTCTCGGGAGAATCGACATTTGATGCAACACATTGGTGGGCTTGGGGACAACAGGAGAATGCCTTCATTTGATGTCACCAGCAATGCATCTTTCTTTATCTCACTATCCGCCCTTTCGACTCATAATGAGGAACCCGAGGATGATAGGTCACCTAGAATTGAATCTAGTGACTTGACAGACAAAAAAACTGATGTTGTTCCTGGGCCTCTTTCACCAGGATGGCATGTGAATCCTATAGACTTGGGACAG GAAGATTATTCTCAGACTCCATGTCCACTGTATGATGATCATTCTTATCCGTCAAGCCGCATAATACTAGAGCAAGCATCAAATCAAGATGAGTTTCCGAATCCTCTAAATGATTCTTCAATTGGCAAGACTAATTCAGAAACAAAAACACCCAGCATTGTTGTCAATTCTCATACGCGTCACCTATGCCTACATTCAGTTGGATCAACATCggatgatgattttggttgtGTATCAGTTCTACGCCCAGCATCCACTGAGAAGACAGTTAATCTACACCCAGGTCAAAATGAATCAACCAATGGCAGCACTGATATACACAACAGCATTTTACCTCGCGGTGTGGTTGATCTAAGTCTTGGTAATATTGAAGATGAGATGAAGAAGCTAAGGCTATCTTCTGATGGCCACAAAAGTCACCAATCACAGCAAGACTTGCAGCAAGTTGGCATAAATACACGAAGATTGTCTTCCCATGTTCAGACTGGTCAGTCTCATGTACTTGCTCAAGGAGTGCACCGTTCTCAAATTAGTGGGTGTCACTATTCTCATGGACAACCCAAATTACCCTCTGTTGAAGTGCAACCTTTGTTGCAATCCTCTGGCGTTTCTCCATCGTTTGTCACAGGAGCTGCATATGGAACTCCATATTACCACAACATGCAATCTTCTGGCCTACATCCTTCCCACTTCGGGATAAGTGG TGCTAGAGCTTCTGGAGTTTCTTCTGGGGGAAATGTTGCATCTGGAGTTGAGATGCAGCATTTGTATAAGATATATGGGCAGCTGGCTCCAGCTATTCAGCCTCCCTTTCCAGATCCTATATATGTGCCTTTTTATCAGTACCCCTCTATAGATGCATACGCTACTGAAG CTCCAGCTTCTTCTGCATATTTGCCTCATCAGACGCCCCAGGCCACAAGAGTTGCTGGTGTCAATACACTTTGTGCTATAAAAGGAGGCAGTGTTAGTCCCAATTACCATGAGAGCTCTCCAAACATCAGTTTCCTGATGCAATTTCCAAGCTCCCCGCTTGTCAGTACTGTTTTTCAAGGATCATCAGTAGCTGGGACAAGCTTTTCAGGAAGAAAAAATGGCAACATAAAGTTTTCGTTCGGAAATGCTGGTTCTTTATTTGGATGGCAAGGCCAAAGAAGATGCGAGAAGGCTGACTACTCAAATTCATACTCTTTTATTGAAGAGCTTAAGTCCAACAAAGCCTGTAGATATGAGTTATCCAATATTGCTGGGCATATTGTTGAATTTAG CACTGACCAACATGGTAGTCGATTTATTCAGCAAAAGTTAGAGACTTGTAGTCTTGATGAGAAGACATCAGCTTTTAAGGAAGTGCTTCCACATGCTTCTTCACTAATGACTGATGTATTCGGGAATTATGTCATTCAAAAG TTTTTTGAGCATGGGAATGCTGAACAAAGGAAAGAGCTTGCTATTAAGCTTGTTGGCAATGTCTTGCCTTTGAGCCTGCAGATGTATGGTTGTCGTGTAATTCAGAAG GCTCTTGAGGTTATTGAGCTTAATCAGAAAACACAGCTTGTGCAAGAACTCGATGGAAATGTCATGAGATGTGTTCGAGATCAGAATGGGAACCATGTGATTCAAAAGTGCATTGAGTGTATACTGACACAGAAAATTGGTTTTATAATATCTGCATTTCGTGGTCAAGTTGTAACACTTTCTACACATCCTTATGGTTGCCGAGTGATCCAG AGAGTGCTTGAGCATTGTACAGATGAATCTCAAAGCCATTGGATTGTGGATGAGATTTTGCAATCAGCTTGCCTGCTTGCACAGGATCAGTATGGCAATTATGTCACACGA CATGTTTTAGAGAGGGGAAAACCACATGAAAGAAGCCAAATCATCAGCAAATTTTTTGGGCAAATTGTACAGATGAGCCAACACAAATTTGCTTCAAATGTTGTTGAGAAGTGTTTGGAGTATGGTAATATTGAAGAAAGAGATCACCTGATCAAGGAAATAGTTGGACATACTGAAGGAAATGATAATTTGCTG GTAATGATGGAAGGATCGGTTTGCAAATTATGTGGTCCAGAAGATTCTTGA